A region of the Variovorax sp. 54 genome:
CTACAACCACCTGCCGTGGCGCATGCTGGTGCCGCAGACGGTCGACAACCTGCTGGTGGCCGGACGCTGCGCCTCGATGACGCACGAGGGCCAGTCGGCCGCGCGCGCCAGCGGCGGCTGCTTCGTGATGGGGCAGGCGGCGGGTACGGCGGCGGCCTCGCTGGGCAGCGGGCGCTTTGCGGCGATCGACGTGGCGGCGCTGCAGAAAAAGCTGGCGGCCGACGGCGTCGACCTGGACCGTTGAGAAGGTGTGAACGAATCCGCCATGCCCGCTCATCCCGCCCAGGCGCGCCCCCTCTGCGTTGCAAATGCTCGCCATAGCCTGGCTATGGCTGCGCTTTGCGCCTTGAGGGGGCGCGCCTGGGCAGGCTGCTCGGCCACGCCGGATTCATTCACACCTTCTGAGGGCGGCGCGGCGCTAGAGTCCGGGGCTGGATGAACTCGAAACCCGGACACACCGTGCCTCTTTCTTCTTCGCTGTCGACCCCCGCGCGTCGGCTCTTCCTGGCGCTGGCCTGCGCCGCCTTCGGCCTGCTGCAGGTGGGCTGCGCCAGCACCCCCGAGGGCGACCCCGTCCACGGCAAGGACCGCGTGCTGAGCTTCGTCGCGGCCAAGGACGGCCGCAAGGTCGCCATTGCCGGCGACAAGTACCACTACGTGTTCGACGGCGACCCCTCCGTGGCCGCGCTGCTGCGCTGGGACGGCCGCACCAAGGTCACGCCCGCGCTCATCGGCGAACTGAAGGTGGCGCGCAACCAGAGCTTCGAAGGCCAGTACGTGCTGATGGCGCTGGACGCCGACCTCACGCCCGAAGACCGCAGTTTTCTCATCCAGACCGGCTTCGCGAAGGCCGACGTGAAGTACGGCGACCGCACCGGGCCGATGCTGCGTTACTTCGGCACGGTCTACGGCACGCGCTACGCGGCGGTGGCGCTGAAGTCGGCCGACAAGATCGACTTTTCCCGCCGCCAGTACCTTCCGTACGTCGAGCAGGAAACGCTGAGCGGGCCGTTCACCAAGGCGGCGCCCTCGCCGCTGGCCTATGCCGCCGACGGTTCGATGCTGCTGGGCGGCGTGCCGGTGCGCACCGTCGATGGCGGTACTGACTACGGCTGCAGCCTGCGCCTGATGCTGGACATCTGCTTCTTCAAGTAGGCCCGTCGGGGCTGCTGACCGGGCCGCGACAGCGCGCGGGCCCGGCCTTTGCTATCGTCGAGGGCTGCTTTTTTCGCCCAGAAATCTCCCCCGATGACCCCCGAACCCGCTCTTGCCGCCCGCCTCGTTGCCGACCTCGTCGCCCTCATGCAGCTCGAACCGCTGGGCGGCGACCGCTTCCTGGCCCAGAGCGAGGACATCGGCACGCCCGCCGTCTTCGGCGGCCAGGTGCTCGGCCAGTCGCTCATGGCCGCCAGCCTCACGGTGGGCGCCGAGCGCCCGGTGCATTCGATGCACGCCTACTTCCTGCTGCCCGGTGAGCACGCGCCCATCGAGTACAGCGTCGACCGCGTGCGCGACGGCCGCAGCTTCACCACACGCCACGTGGTGGCGCGCCAGCAGGAGCGCATCATTTTTGAAATGTCGGCCTCGTTCCAGACCGTGGACGACGGCGTCGAGCACCAGTTCCCCATGCCCGCTGTCGAAGGCCCCGACGGCCTGACCAGCGAGCTCGACCAGCGCATCGCACTCGGCGACCGTCTGCCCGAACCCTGGCGCTCCAAGGCCATCCAGCCGCACGGCATCGAGTACCGGCGCGTCGACCCCGAAGACCTGCTGCGGCCCGAGGTGCTCCCCACCGAGAACCAGAGCGCCATCTGGATGCGCGCCATCGCGCCGCTGCCCGACGACCTGACCGTGCATCGCGCGCTGCTGGCCTACGCCTCCGACCACGGCCTGCTGCGCGCCGCGATGCTGCCGCACGGCCTGAGCTTCATGAGCGGCCAGGTGCGCCCCGCCAGCCTCGACCACGCGATGTGGTTCCACCGCGATTTCCGCCTGGACGACTGGCTGCTCTACGTGGTCGATTCGCCCAGCGCGGGCGGCGCGCGCGGCCTGTGCCGCGGCAGCATCTACACGCGCGACGGCCGGCTTGTGGCGTCGGCGGCGCAAGAAGGCATGCTGCGCATCCGCAAGCCGGGATCGCCGCGCACGCCGATCACGGGCTGAACGTCCTCCGCTTTCCTTCACTCACTCGCTCGATCGCTCCGACCATGAAGATCTTCTTCTCTCCCGCGTCTCCCTTCGTGCGCAAGTGCATGGTCGTGGCCCACGAGCTGGGCGTGGCCGATCGCATCGAAAAGCTCCCGAGCGCCGCCGGCCCGGTGAAGCGCGACGCCAGCATCCTCCCGAACAACCCGCTGGGCCAGGTGCCGACCTTCCTCACCGACGACGGCCAGGTGTTGTTCGACAGCCGCGTGATCTGCGAGTACCTCGACACGACACACGGCGGCGGCCTGTTCCCGGCCACCGGACCTGCGCGCTGGGAGCGCCTGACCGAGCTGTCGCTGGCCGACGGCATGACCGGCGCCGCGCTGCTCGCGCGCTACGAGACCATGCTGCGCCCCGAAGCGCTGCGCTGGACCGACTGGACCGACGGCCAGCTCGACAAGGTGCGCACCGGCCTCGAATGGCTCGAAGCGGCGGCGCCGTCGTTCGGCGAGCGCGTCGACATCGGCACCATCGCCTTCGGCTGCGCGCTGGGCTACATGGACTTCCGCTTTCCCTCGGTGGACTGGCGCGCCCAGGCGCCGAACAGCGCGAAGTGGTTTGCGGCGTTCAACCAGCGGCCTTCGATGCAGGCCACGATGCCGACGGTCTGATTCGCCGCTGTTGCTGTTCGGGGCGCGATCACGCCGACGGGGCACCTTGCTCCGCGAATGTCCTCCGGCCTGCGGCCTCCCCCTTGATTTCGCTGCGCAAGGCACCCCGCCAGCGTGATCGTTGTGAGCAGCCGTCGTTGATCGGCGGTCACCCGCAGCGTGCCCAGGTGCGCAGGGCACTGGGTGCTTCCCGCAGCGAAATCAAGGAGGAGGGCGAAGCCCGGGGGACATTCGCGGAGGGAAGTACCCGGTGGCCTGTGCACGCGCCCTGAACCATCGCGCCCCGAAAGCAACCCCCACAAAGCATTCCCCCCGAGAGCCCTCAACCCATGGCGCCCTCGCCACAATGCGTGTTTCGAATACACGAACCCAAGGAGCCCGCATGCCTTCAGACACCCCCCAAAAAGTAGCCATCGTCACCGCCGGCGGCAGCGGCATGGGCGCCGCCGCGGCCCGCAAGCTCGCGGACGACGGCTTTCGCGTGGCCATCCTGTCCTCGTCGGGCAAGGGCGAGGCGCTGGCGCAGGAACTCGGCGGCATCGGCGTGACCGGCTCCAACCAGTCGAACGACGACGTCAAACGCCTCGTCGACCAGGTTATCGCCGAATGGGGCCGCATCGACGTGCTCGTGAACAGCGCCGGCCACGGCCCGCGCGCGCCGATCCTGGAGATCAGCGATGACGACTGGCACCGCGGCATGGACGTCTACTTCTTGAGCGCCGTGCGCCCCGCGCGCCTCGTGGCGCCGCACATGGTGAAGCAGGGCGGCGGCGCGATCATCAACATCTCGACCTTCGCAGCCTTCGAGCCCGACCCCGTGTTCCCGACCTCGGGTGTGTTCCGCGCCGGCCTCGCGGCTTTCACCAAGCTCTTTGCCGACCAGTACGCGAAGCACAACGTGCGCATGAACAACGTGCTGCCCGGCTTCATCGACAGCCTGCCCGAGAAGGACGTGTTCCGCGAGCGCATCCCCATGGGCCGCTACGGCCGCAGCGCCGAGATCGCCGCGACCATCGGCTTCCTGGCTTCCGAGGGCGCGGGCTACATCACGGGGCAGAACCTGCGCGTGGACGGCGGCATCACGCGCTCGGTCTGAGCTGAGTCTCTTGCAACGGCGCTCCCTACAATCGGCGCCCATGTGTTCCCGGATGCCCCGCTTCCCCATCCGCCGCCGGCAGTCGGGCTGCTCGCGGCCGACGCCTCCCTGACGCGGGCGGCGTGAAGCGCGGCGGCTCACGGCCGTCGCCATCCGCACGGAGGCCGCTCGACGGCCCTCCCTCTCTTTTCCTGTTCCGCATCGCGGCGCCTCAGTGGCGCCTGCGGACTGTTGCCGTTCCCCATGCCTTCTACCCACAGTCGCCTGCGCACCGAGTGGTGCCCGAGCATTCCCCGCGAGCTGATGGCGGGCGCCGTCGCCACCTTCGCGCTCATCCCCGAGGTCATCGCCTTTTCCTTCGTCGCCGGCGTGGACCCGGCGGTCGGCCTTTTCGCTTCGTTCGTCATCGGCCTCGTGATCGCCTTCACCGGCGGTCGCCCGGCCATGGTGTCGGCCGCGGCCGGCTCGGTGGCACTGGTGGCCGCGCCGCTGGTGCACGCGCACGGCCTGCCGTACCTGCTGGCCGCGGGCGTGCTGGCGGGCGCGATGCAGATCGTGTTCGGCCTGCTGCGGCTCGGCGTGCTGATGCGCTTCGTGTCGTCGTCGGTGCGCACCGGCTTCGTCAACGCACTCGCCATCCTGATCTTCGCGGCGCAGATGCCGCACTTCATCGGCGCGAACACCGCGACCTGGGCCATGGTCGGGCTCGGGCTGGCCATCATCTACCTGCTGCCGCGCCTGACGACGGCGGTGCCGTCGCCGCTGGTGTGCATCGTGGCCGTGACGCTGGTGGGGCAGTGGCTCGGCCTGCCGCTCAAGACCGTGGCCGACCTCGGCCATCTGCCCGATGCACTGCCCACGTTCGCGTTCCCCTCGGTGCCGCTCACGCTGGAGACGCTGCGCATCATCGCGCTGCCCGCCTTCGCGATCGCCATGGTCGGCCTGCTCGAATCGATGATGACCGCGAGCGTGGTCGACGAACTCACCGACACACCGAGCTCGAAGAACCGCGAGTGCAGCGGCCTGGGCATCGCCAACGTCGCGGCCAGCTGCTTCGGTGGCATCGCGGGCTGCGGAATGATCGGCCAGACCGTGAGCAACGTGCGCTACGGCGGACGCGGGCGGCTGTCGACGCTGTTCGCCGGTGCCTTCCTGCTGATCCTCATGGTGCTGCTCAAGCCCTGGGTGTCGCAGGTGCCGGTGGCGGCGCTGGTCGCGATCATGGTGATGGTGTCGGCCTCGACCTTCGACTGGGGCTCGCTGCGCACGCTGGTGCGGCATCCGCGCATGTCGAGCGCGGTGATGCTCGCGACCGTGGCCGTCACCGTCGCCACCGACAACCTCGCCGCGGGCGTGGCGGTCGGCGTGATGCTCAGCGGCGTGTTCTTTACCTTCAAGGTCGCGCGGCTGCTGCAGGTGCAGGCCGAAGTGGAAGAGGGCGGCACGCGCGTCTACCGCGTCACGGGCCAGGTGTTCTTCGCCTCGGCCGACATGCTGGTCGATGCCTTCGACGTGCGCGAGATCGACGGCGCGCCGGTGCGCATCGACGTGACGCAGGCGCACTTCTGGGATGTGACCGCCGTGGCCGCGCTGACCAAGGTGGTCGAGCGGCTGCGCAAGCACGGCAGTGTGGCGGAGGTCGTCGGCCTCAATCAGGCGAGCCGCGACCTGATCCTGAAGCTCGACGCCGCGCCCGAGTGACGACCTGAGCGCGGCCCGCGTTCAGACGCCCAGGTAGCGCGTCCACAGCGACCGGTCGGCGTCGAGCGCGGCCGAGTCGCCCTGCCACACCACGCGGCCGCGCTCGAGGATCATGTGGCGGTCGGCCAGCGGCAGCAGCCGCTGCACGTACTTGTCGACCACGAGGATCGCTTCGCCTTCGGACTTGAGCGTCGCGATGCAGTGCCAGATCTCCTCGCGGATCACCGGGGCCAGGCCTTCGGTCGCTTCGTCGAGGATCAGCAGGCGCGGGTGTGTCGACAGCGCGCGGGCAATGGCCAGCATCTGCTGCTCGCCGCCCGAGAGCTGGTTGCCCGCGTTGGCCTTGCGTTCCGACAGGCGCGGAAAGAGCTTGTAGAGCGCCTCGACGGTCCAGCGCGGCGCGCTGCCGGGCCGGGGCCGTGCAAAGGCGCGCAGGTGCTCGTCCACACTGAGGTTGGGGAACACGTGGCGCCCCTCGGGCACGATGGCCATGCCGCGCCGCGCGATGGCGTCGGGCCGGTGGCCACCGATGGCCGCGCCGCAGAACTGCACGCCGCCGCGCATCGGCGCGATCGTGCCGGTCAGCACCTTCAGCAGCGTGCTCTTGCCCATGCCGTTGCGGCCCAGCAGCGCCATCACTTCGCCCGCACCGACGCGCACGTCGATGCCGAACAGCACCTGGCTGGCGCCGTAGCCGGCTTCGATGGCGGTGGCCTCGAGCAGGGCGGTGGTTGTGGTCGTCGTGCTCATGCGTGTCCTTCCGCTTCGGTGCCGAGGTACACGGCTTGCACATCGGGGTGGCCCCGCACTTCGTCGGCCGTGCCGCTCATCAGCACCTTGCCCTGCACCAGCACCGTGAGGCGGTTGGCGAGGCGGAACACGGCGTCCATGTCGTGCTCGATGAGCAGAATGGCCATCGATTCGCGCAGCGATTCGATCAGGTCGACCATGCGCGCCGACTCGTCGGGGCCCATGCCGGCCATCGGCTCGTCGAGCAGCAGCAGCTTGGGTTCGGCGGCGAGTGCCAGTGCCACGTCGAGCGCGCGCTGCGCGCCGTGCGGCAGCGTGCCCGCGATGCGGTGGCGCTCGCTGCCCAGGCCCACGCGGTCGGCCAGTGCAATGGCACGGTCGACCAGCGCGCGTTCGTTCGCGCGTGGTGCCAGGAAGCGCAGGCTGCTGCCCGCATGGGCCTGCGCTGCGAGCATCAGGTTGTCGTGCACCGTTTCTTTGGCGAACACGCGCGTCACCTGGAAGCAGCGCGACATGCCGGCCGCCACGCGCTGGTGGTCCTTGTAGGCCGTGATGTCCTGCCCGTCGAGCATCAGCCGGCCCGCGTCGGCCTCCAGCAGGCCGGTGATGAGGTTCACCAGCGTGGTCTTGCCCGCGCCGTTGGGACCGATGAGCGCATGCACTTCGCCGCGCTCCACCGTGAGGTTCACATGGTCGGTCGCCAGCAGCCCGCCGAAGCGCTTGACCAACCCTTCGATTCTGAAAAGGCTCATGGCTTGGCGCTCCCTGCGGCAGTTGCAGCGGAGGCCGCTGCTGCTGCGACCGTGCGGCGTTTCGTCGACAACGCGGCGAGGCCGCGCGGGGCCCAGAGGGCGACGGCGATCAGCAGCAGGCCCAGCGGCATGTGCCAGTGTTCGGTGTGCTGCTTGAGCACTTCCTCGAGCACCAGCCAGACCACGGCGCCCACCGGCCCGCCCCAGCTGCGGCCGAGGCCGCCGATGACGACCATCACCACCAGCGTGGCCGACTGCGTCCAGTGCATGGTCGCGGGGCTCACGAAGCCGTTGCCGCCGGCCAGCAGCGCGCCGGCCAGCCCGGCGATCGCACCCGAAACCGCAAAGCCGACGAGCTGCAGCCGGAACACCGGGTAGCCCAGCGCGCGCATGCGCGTCTCGTTGTCGCGGATGCCCATCAGCGCATGGCCGAAGCGCGCCTGCGTGGCGCGGTGCAGCCACCACAGCGCAAGCGCGACCACCACGAGCACCACCCAGTAGAAGGTCGACTCGTTGCCCAGGTCGAGGCCCGGCAGCAGCGTGGGGCGCGACATCAGCGTGTAGCCGTCGTCGCCGCCGTAGGTGCGCAGCGACACGACGACGAAGTACAGCATCTGCGCAAAAGCCAGCGTGGTCATGATGAAGTACACGCCGCGCGTGCGCAGCGCCACCGTGCCGATCAGCGCGGCAACCAGGCCGGCCACCAGCGCGGCCATCGGCCACAGGATCCAGGCCGACATCACGCCGGCGTCGCTGAGCGCCACCACCGTGTAGGCGCCCATGCCGATGAAGCCCGCGTGCCCGAGCGCCACCATGCCGCCGAAGCCGAGGATGAAGTTCAGGCTCGCGGCGGCCAGCGCGACGATGAGCACGCGGCGCACGAAGCCGATGTAGAAGTCGAGCCCGAACAGCGGCGCGACCAGCGGAAAGGCCGCGAGCGCCACGAGGAGCAGCCCGAGGCCGAAGGTGCGTGACGAGAATTTCATGCGCGGGCCGAGAAGAGGCCGGAGGGCCGGAAGATCAAGACAACGACCATGAGCGCGTACATCGCGACCTCGGCGAACAGCGGCCCCAGGTCGGCCGCCGTGGCGGGTGGCAGCGTGGCGCGCAGCAGCATCGGCACGAAGGCGCGGCCGATGGTGTCGACCAGGCCGACCAGCAGCGCGGCCACGAAGGCACCGCGCACCGAGCCGATGCCGCCGATCACCAGCACCACCAGCGCCGGAATCAGGATGGCTTCGCCCATGCCCACCTGCACCGCGACGATCGGGCCCATGAGCGCACCGGCCAGTGCGGCCAGCGCCGCACCGAGCAGGAACACGCCGTTGAAGATGCGGCCCACGCGCACGCCCATCAGCTCGGCCATCGGCCGGTCGGACGCGCCTGCGCGCACCCGCATGCCGATGCGCGTGTGGTTCACGAGCACGTACAGCGCCAGCGCCATCAGCACGCCGCCCGCGAGGATCACGAGGCGGTACGAGGGGTAGGGCAGGCCGTCCATCAGTTCGACCGGGCCCGAGAGCGCGGCCGGCGTGGGCGCCATGATGGGCGAGGGGCCCCAGATCATCTTGACGATGTCGTCGGCCACCAAAATCACGCCGAAGGTGGCGAGCACCTGCGCCAGGTGGTCGCGCTTGTAGAGGCGACGCATCAGCAGCACCTCGATGAGCAGCGCCACCACCACGGTGACGAGCACCGCGACCACGATGGCCGCAGCGAACGAGCCGGTGCGCGTGTGCGCCTCGGCCGCCACGTAGGCGCCGGCCATGAACAGCGAGCCGTGCGCGAGGTTCAGCACGTCCATGATGCCGAACACCAGCGTGAGGCCCGCCGCCAGAAGAAAGAGCATCAGGCCGTAGCCGATGCCGTTGAGCAATTGCTCGAGAACAAGAATTCCGCTCATAGCATCCAAGGAGTGCCCGTATTCATTTCGGGAAACACCGAGGAACCGGCTTTGCCGGGCCTCTGGTGTTGCCCCCGGTCGGGGGTTGGCGAAGCGACACGAAGTGCGCGAAGGCTGGGGGCGAGCCTATTTATTTCATTGCGCACTTGCTGGCGTAGCTGTCGCCATAGTTCGTCAGCACGGTGTTGATCAGCTTGTTCGTCACCTTGCCTTGCGCGTCCTTGCCGATCACGCGCAGGTAGAAGTTCTCGATGGGGAAGTGGTTGTTGGCGTACTTGAAGGTGCCGCGCGTCGAGGCGTAGTTGGCCTTCTTCAGGGCGGCGACCACGGCGTCGCGGTTCTGCGCGTTGCCGCCCGATTGCTTCACGGCGGCGTCCATCGCGAGGATCGCGTCATAGGCCTGCGCGGCGTACACCGACGGGTAGCGGCCGTTGTATTCCTTGCGGAACGCAGCCACGAAAGCCTTGTTGGCGGCGTTGTCCAGGTCGTGCGCCCAGTGCGAGGTGTTGAACAGGCCGAGCATGGGCTCGCCCACGGCACCGATCACGTCTTCGTCGGCCGAGAAGCCGCTGGTGACGAGCGTGATGTCCTTCGACAGGCCCGCGCCCACGAACTGCTTGATGAAGTTGATGCCCATCGCGCCGGGCAGGAAGAAGTAGATCGAGTCGGGCTTGGCCGCGCGCAGTTGCGCGAGTTCGGCGGCGTAGTCGATCTGGCCCAGCTTGGTGTACAGCTCGTCGGCCACCTGGCCCTTGAACTGGCGCTTGAAGCCACCGAGCGCATCCTTGCCGGCCGGGTAGTTGGGGGCGATGAGCACGATCTTCTTGAACGCGCGGTCTTGCGCGAACTTGCCGGCGGCCTCGTGGAACTGGTCGTTCTGGTAGGCGGTGCCGAAGAAGTAGGGGCTGCACTGCGCACCGGCGAACTGGCTCGGGCCGGCGTTGGCCGAGAGGTAGGGCACCTTGGCGTTGAACAGCGTCGGGCCCACGGCCAGCGCCACGTTGGAGCCGATGGGACCGCTGAAGATGTCGATCTTGTCGCGCTGGATCATGCGGTCGACCAGCTGCTTGGCCTGGTCGGGGCTGCCGGCCATGTCGGCCTGCACGAACTCCACGTCCTGCCCGCCGAGCTTGCCGCCCAGCTGCTTGATGCCGAGCGCAAAACCGTCGCGTGCCTCGGCACCCAAAGCCGCGAAAGGCCCTGAAATGTCCAGGGCCAAACCGACCTTGACCGGCGCGGCGACGGCCGACACCGAGGCACCGAGGGCGGCGCCGCACAGCAGCAGCGAGAGCAGGGTGCGCGGCAGCGCGGGCGATTTCAGGAACGTGGGGCGCATCGGTCTCTCCGGCGAAGGAAGGGTGGAAAAAGAACTGAACTGTTGATAGTTAAATACTTTAGCCGTAAACAATTCGGTGTCAACGGTACTAGCACGAATGGTGCCAGTGAACCGTGTCGCTTCCGCCGTGCCGCGCCCTCGCCGGAGGGTTCCGCCAACGTCAACCAAACGGGCTGGCCGTCGCGAACCAGAGGCCGATGCCGGTCGCGATGATGAAGGCCCCGTCGGTCACGCCCGCGACCAGGAAGAACTTGGTCTGCAGCGTGTCGACCAGCTCGGGCTGGCGCGTCGTGCCTTCGAGAAACTTCTGGCCCACCAGCGCGATGCCGAGGCACGAACCCAGCGCGGCAATGCCGATCAGCAGGGCAACGGCGAGCGGGAGGATGTTGAAGCCGGTCATGGTTTTTTCTCCTGGTGGTTGATGAATCGATGGACCCACTGTTCCAGAACGGGTGCGTCGAATCCATGACGCGGGAGGTCATGCGGCAGACGAAAAAAAGCCGGCCGTCGAAACGGCCGGCTTTGCGTCAGGCGCGAAGCGTGAGATCTGGGGCGCTTACGGCAGCTGCGTCCAGTTCTGGTTGTTGCCGCCGTTGCAGGTCCAGGTGATCAGCGCCGTGTCCTGCGTGGTCGAGCCGTTCGGCACGTCCAGGCACGAGCCCGAGGCGCGGTTGCGCAGCGTGCCGCCCACGAGGCTCCACTGCGCCGTGTTGCCCGTCGAGCAGGCCACCTGCACCACCGCCGCGTTCGTGGTCGCCGTGCCGTTCTGCGCCAGGCACAGGCCGCTGTGCTCGGCGATGAACTGCATGTAGCCGCCGGTGACGGGCGTCATCGTGAACTTCTCGTTGCCCGCGTTGCCGCACGGCCATTGCACCGCCGTCGCGCCGCTGGTGGTCGAGGCGCCCTTGATGTTCACGCACATCGTCGGGTTGAGGTCGGAGCGCAGCCGCGTGACCACCGCCGGGGCGGTGTCCTGCGAGCGCACGTACTCGCGCAGCGCCACCACGTCGTTCGCCGGCAGGCTGGAGGCGTTGCCGTGGCCACCCGTGAGCAGGTCCTGCAGCGTGGCCGCCTGGCCGTTGTGGAAGAACGCGGTGGTGTTCCAGGTGCCCGACAGGGTCGGCGTGTCGAAGCCCACGCCCGCCAGCGGCTGGTTGCTGCCCTTGCCCGACGAGGTCTGGATCGTGCCCACGTCGTGCCGCAACCCGTCGCGGAAGGTGGCACCCGTGTGGCAGGTGGCGCACTGGGCCGTGTTGAACACGGTCTGTCCGCGCACCGCGTCCACGCTCAGGCTGCCGTCCGCGGCGCGGGCCGGGCTGCGCATGTACTTGTTGAGCGAACCCAGGTACACGGCCAGGTCGTCCAGCTGCGCGTTCCTGCCGGCCTTGGGCGTGCCCAGCGGTGCCTGCGTGGCGGTCCAGTCGGCATTGCTCAGGAAGCCGGTGCCGCCGAACTCGTTGCGGATGTCGTTCTCGAAGTCCTGCACTTCGTCGAAGTTGGCCGTCCAGTGCAACTTGCCGTGGCTGGTGCCGCGCCGCCCTTGCAGGCTGATGGTGCGGCGCAGGCCTTCGCCGCGCTGGGTGAAGTCCCACACCATGCCGTCGTCGCCGCCGTCCGCGTGGCAGCTGGCGCAAGACATGTAGTTGTCCTTGCTCATGCGCCGGTCGGCCGCGTTGTAGAACACCTGCTTGCCGCGCAGCGCCGCGGCCGCCATCGGCTCCTGCGCCACGGTGGACACGTTCTGCAGGAAGATCGCCGCGTTGGTCTCGGCCGACAGCACCTGCGCCACGTCATGCACCGACACCGAGCGCGCCAGGAAGTTGTTCACGAACAACCGCTTGCGCGCTGCATCGAGGTACAGGCCGTGCGGGGCGCTGCTGGCGTTGATCTCGCCGCGCACCGCGCGGGTGTAGCTGTCGACGATGGCGACACGGTTGCCTTCCATCTGCGCCACGAACAGGTAGTCGCCGGCGGGCGAGTACAGCGCGGCGCGCGCGGGGGCGCGGTCGTCGAAGTCGATCTGCTCGGAGAACACCTCGGCGGCGCCCTGCAGGTTCACCTGCGACAGGATGGAACGCACCGTCTGGTCGTGCGGCAGGTCGGTGCCGTCACGGAAGCGGCCGCGCACGATGTTGTCCTTCTTCGAAGGCAGCACGGCACGCGAACCGTCGGGCGAGATCACCACCTGGCTCAGGTAGTTGGCCACGCCGCGCGCACGGCTCTCGGTGTCGACGGTCGTGGTGTCCACCGGCAGCGGGATGGTCTGCAGCGCGGTCAGCGTCTGCAGGTTCACCTTGTGCAGCTGGCCACCCGTCATCTTCGACTTGAAGCGGGTGACGTAGGCCACCTGCGAGTCGGCGCTCACGGCGATGCCGCGCACGCCACCCTCGAGCGCCAGCGCGCCGGTGGTGGTGCCGTTGCTCGGGTCGAAGCTCATGAGCACCGACTTGCTTTCGAGCGTGAGCAGGCCCTTGGCGCCGTTGGGCGTGAAGGCCACGCCGTACGGGCCGCTGCCGTAGGCCAGCGGGATCGACACCGACTGCGAGCCGTCGGCG
Encoded here:
- a CDS encoding acyl-CoA thioesterase, with the translated sequence MTPEPALAARLVADLVALMQLEPLGGDRFLAQSEDIGTPAVFGGQVLGQSLMAASLTVGAERPVHSMHAYFLLPGEHAPIEYSVDRVRDGRSFTTRHVVARQQERIIFEMSASFQTVDDGVEHQFPMPAVEGPDGLTSELDQRIALGDRLPEPWRSKAIQPHGIEYRRVDPEDLLRPEVLPTENQSAIWMRAIAPLPDDLTVHRALLAYASDHGLLRAAMLPHGLSFMSGQVRPASLDHAMWFHRDFRLDDWLLYVVDSPSAGGARGLCRGSIYTRDGRLVASAAQEGMLRIRKPGSPRTPITG
- a CDS encoding glutathione S-transferase, coding for MKIFFSPASPFVRKCMVVAHELGVADRIEKLPSAAGPVKRDASILPNNPLGQVPTFLTDDGQVLFDSRVICEYLDTTHGGGLFPATGPARWERLTELSLADGMTGAALLARYETMLRPEALRWTDWTDGQLDKVRTGLEWLEAAAPSFGERVDIGTIAFGCALGYMDFRFPSVDWRAQAPNSAKWFAAFNQRPSMQATMPTV
- a CDS encoding SDR family oxidoreductase yields the protein MPSDTPQKVAIVTAGGSGMGAAAARKLADDGFRVAILSSSGKGEALAQELGGIGVTGSNQSNDDVKRLVDQVIAEWGRIDVLVNSAGHGPRAPILEISDDDWHRGMDVYFLSAVRPARLVAPHMVKQGGGAIINISTFAAFEPDPVFPTSGVFRAGLAAFTKLFADQYAKHNVRMNNVLPGFIDSLPEKDVFRERIPMGRYGRSAEIAATIGFLASEGAGYITGQNLRVDGGITRSV
- a CDS encoding SulP family inorganic anion transporter; translated protein: MPSTHSRLRTEWCPSIPRELMAGAVATFALIPEVIAFSFVAGVDPAVGLFASFVIGLVIAFTGGRPAMVSAAAGSVALVAAPLVHAHGLPYLLAAGVLAGAMQIVFGLLRLGVLMRFVSSSVRTGFVNALAILIFAAQMPHFIGANTATWAMVGLGLAIIYLLPRLTTAVPSPLVCIVAVTLVGQWLGLPLKTVADLGHLPDALPTFAFPSVPLTLETLRIIALPAFAIAMVGLLESMMTASVVDELTDTPSSKNRECSGLGIANVAASCFGGIAGCGMIGQTVSNVRYGGRGRLSTLFAGAFLLILMVLLKPWVSQVPVAALVAIMVMVSASTFDWGSLRTLVRHPRMSSAVMLATVAVTVATDNLAAGVAVGVMLSGVFFTFKVARLLQVQAEVEEGGTRVYRVTGQVFFASADMLVDAFDVREIDGAPVRIDVTQAHFWDVTAVAALTKVVERLRKHGSVAEVVGLNQASRDLILKLDAAPE
- a CDS encoding ABC transporter ATP-binding protein — its product is MSTTTTTTALLEATAIEAGYGASQVLFGIDVRVGAGEVMALLGRNGMGKSTLLKVLTGTIAPMRGGVQFCGAAIGGHRPDAIARRGMAIVPEGRHVFPNLSVDEHLRAFARPRPGSAPRWTVEALYKLFPRLSERKANAGNQLSGGEQQMLAIARALSTHPRLLILDEATEGLAPVIREEIWHCIATLKSEGEAILVVDKYVQRLLPLADRHMILERGRVVWQGDSAALDADRSLWTRYLGV
- a CDS encoding ABC transporter ATP-binding protein — translated: MSLFRIEGLVKRFGGLLATDHVNLTVERGEVHALIGPNGAGKTTLVNLITGLLEADAGRLMLDGQDITAYKDHQRVAAGMSRCFQVTRVFAKETVHDNLMLAAQAHAGSSLRFLAPRANERALVDRAIALADRVGLGSERHRIAGTLPHGAQRALDVALALAAEPKLLLLDEPMAGMGPDESARMVDLIESLRESMAILLIEHDMDAVFRLANRLTVLVQGKVLMSGTADEVRGHPDVQAVYLGTEAEGHA
- a CDS encoding branched-chain amino acid ABC transporter permease, yielding MKFSSRTFGLGLLLVALAAFPLVAPLFGLDFYIGFVRRVLIVALAAASLNFILGFGGMVALGHAGFIGMGAYTVVALSDAGVMSAWILWPMAALVAGLVAALIGTVALRTRGVYFIMTTLAFAQMLYFVVVSLRTYGGDDGYTLMSRPTLLPGLDLGNESTFYWVVLVVVALALWWLHRATQARFGHALMGIRDNETRMRALGYPVFRLQLVGFAVSGAIAGLAGALLAGGNGFVSPATMHWTQSATLVVMVVIGGLGRSWGGPVGAVVWLVLEEVLKQHTEHWHMPLGLLLIAVALWAPRGLAALSTKRRTVAAAAASAATAAGSAKP
- a CDS encoding branched-chain amino acid ABC transporter permease, which gives rise to MSGILVLEQLLNGIGYGLMLFLLAAGLTLVFGIMDVLNLAHGSLFMAGAYVAAEAHTRTGSFAAAIVVAVLVTVVVALLIEVLLMRRLYKRDHLAQVLATFGVILVADDIVKMIWGPSPIMAPTPAALSGPVELMDGLPYPSYRLVILAGGVLMALALYVLVNHTRIGMRVRAGASDRPMAELMGVRVGRIFNGVFLLGAALAALAGALMGPIVAVQVGMGEAILIPALVVLVIGGIGSVRGAFVAALLVGLVDTIGRAFVPMLLRATLPPATAADLGPLFAEVAMYALMVVVLIFRPSGLFSARA